The nucleotide sequence GCCAGGTTCGGGAGCGTGGTCGGCCCGCCGTGGGCCCGGTGGCGGATGTGATGACCCTGACCGAACGGACGGCCGCAGCCCGGGAAGCGGCAACCCCGGTCGCGGTGATGGAGCACGCGCCGGAGCGCAGGAGGAATGGTCCGGGTCCGGGCGCCGACCTCCACGACGCGGCCATCCGGAGTGTGCCGCATCACCACCCGGCTCGCGTCGCACGCCAGGCGCTGAGACGTTTCCGCGGAACCCAGCGTGTGGCTATCTGGGGCGGCGTCCGTGGCCCGTGCTTGCTGATACAGCCTCTCGCGGGCCGCGGCGAGCGCCTGCACGAGCAGCGCTCCGACCTCCGGCGCCAGCCGCCCGCGCACGACCATCATGCCGTCCTCGTCCTGATACACGTGCAGCGCCCGGCTCCTGTGGCGCCGCGCGGTCTCGCGGGTCTCGGCCAGCCGGTCCACCCGTCGCCACCCACGAACGATCCGCTCGACGTGCGCGGCAGTGCCGGCCCTCCCGCTCGGACCTTCGCGTAGGAGAGCTCTCCACGTGAGAGCGCCTGGGCCAGCCGGGGCAGCGTGCCGAGGGCACGGGCCACGCGCACGCGCTCGCGCGCGGCGCCCGGGTCGAGCCCGACCCGCCACGTCAGCCAGGCGGCGCAGGTGAGAAAGCCGGTGTTCCAGCCGCCGCGCGCGTCGAACTTGATGGGATGGACTCCTCCCGCGACTTGAACGGCATAGACGTGCCAAAGTCGCCTTGCGTCCACAGGCCCCTGTGGAAGGAGGAGTCGAGATGAATAGTACGACGATCGCAGTCGACGTGGCGAAGTCGGTGTTTGAAGTCGCTGTGTCGGAGTACCCGGGCCAGGTCCGAGAGCGTCATCGGTTATCGCGAGGCCGGTTCAGCCGGTTTCTCG is from Deltaproteobacteria bacterium and encodes:
- a CDS encoding DUF222 domain-containing protein; amino-acid sequence: MDRLAETRETARRHRSRALHVYQDEDGMMVVRGRLAPEVGALLVQALAAARERLYQQARATDAAPDSHTLGSAETSQRLACDASRVVMRHTPDGRVVEVGARTRTIPPALRRVLHHRDRGCRFPGCGRPFGQGHHIRHRAHGGPTTLPNLALLCRRQHRAVHEEGYQVERQPDGELRFLRPDGRPLPEVPSPPNVPDDPIHVLRARH
- a CDS encoding DUF222 domain-containing protein, with product MTDDALGPGPGTPTQRLQTPTSPRRLRSSYYSSRLLLPQGPVDARRLWHVYAVQVAGGVHPIKFDARGGWNTGFLTCAAWLTWRVGLDPGAARERVRVARALGTLPRLAQALSRGELSYAKVRAGGPALPRTSSGSFVGGDGWTGWPRPARPRGATGAGRCTCIRTRTA